A part of Miscanthus floridulus cultivar M001 chromosome 6, ASM1932011v1, whole genome shotgun sequence genomic DNA contains:
- the LOC136458898 gene encoding elongation factor 2-like, with product MVKVTAGQLRASMDKKHNIRNISVIAHVDHGKSTLTDSLVAAAGIIAQDAAGGVRMTDTRADEAERGITIKSTGISLYYEMGEGALARFGAARDGTSSYLINLIDSPGHVDFSSEVTAALRITDGALVVVDCIEGVCVQTETVLRQALAERIKPVLVVNKMDRCFLELQQNGEEAYQAFCRVIENANVVISTYEDSKLGDCQVSPEKGTVAFSAGLHGWAFTLSDFAKMYADKFNVDEARMTERLWGEHFFDPATRSWSTRHTGSPTCQRGFVQFCYQPIRQIIQASMSDGGGKEKLWPMLHKLSVSLKAEDRELSGKALMKRVMQAWLPASAALLEMIVFHLPSPAKAQQYRVETLYEGPLDDAYATGIRNCDPEGPLMLYVSKMTPASDKGRFYAFGRVFSGTVATGTKVRIMGPNYVPGGKKDLFVKTVQRTVIWMGKRQESVEDVPCGNTVALVGLDHFITKNATLTNEKAVDAHPMKAMRFSVSPVVHKSVACKNAADLPKLVEGLKRLAKSDPLVVCNVTETGEYVIAGVGDLHLEICLNDLRQDFMSGTEIVIGPPVVSYRETVLARSCRTVMSKSPNKHNRLYMEAWPLQKELAKAIDEDELVGCKDDAKVCAKVLSEEFGWDKDVSKKIWCFGPAATGPNMMVDMCRGVQYVGEIRDSVVAGFQWASKEGALAEESMRGVCFELRDVVLHADAIHRGGGQIIPTARRAIYAAQLTAMPRLMEPVYLVEIQAPERATGSIYSLLNKKRGCVIEERQRPGTPLINFKAYLPVTESLEFSEKLRAETSGEAFPQCVFDHWEAINSDPLEEGSMAAKLISDIRKRKGLKNMIPLSEFEDRL from the exons GAAAGTCGACGCTCACCGACTCGCTGGTGGCCGCGGCGGGCATCATCGCGCAGGACGCGGCCGGCGGCGTGCGGATGACGGACACGCGCGCGGACGAGGCCGAGCGCGGCATCACCATCAAGTCCACGGGCATCTCCCTCTACTACGAGATGGGCGAGGGGGCCCTGGCGCGCTTCGGGGCCGCCCGCGACGGCACCTCGTCGTACCTCATCAACCTCATCGACTCGCCCGGGCACGTCGACTTCTCGTCGGAGGTCACGGCCGCGCTCCGCATCACCGACGGCGCCCTCGTCGTCGTCGACTGCATCGAGGGCGTCTGCGTCCAGACCGAGACAGTGCTCCGCCAGGCCCTCGCGGAGCGGATCAAGCCCGTCCTGGTCGTCAACAAGATGGACCGCTGCTTCCTTGAGCTCCAG CAAAACGGCGAGGAGGCGTACCAGGCGTTCTGCCGCGTGATCGAGAACGCGAACGTGGTCATTTCGACGTACGAGGACAGCAAGCTGGGCGACTGCCAGGTGTCGCCGGAGAAGGGCACGGTGGCGTTCTCGGCGGGGCTGCACGGCTGGGCATTCACCCTGTCCGACTTCGCCAAGATGTACGCCGACAAGTTCAACGTGGACGAGGCCAGGATGACGGAGCGGCTCTGGGGCGAGCACTTCTTCGATCCAGCTACCCGCAGCTGGTCCACCAGGCACACGGGCTCCCCGACGTGCCAGCGCGGGTTCGTGCAGTTCTGCTACCAGCCCATCCGGCAGATCATCCAAGCGAGCAtgagcgacggcggcggcaaggAGAAGCTGTGGCCGATGCTCCACAAGCTCTCCGTGTCGCTCAAGGCCGAGGACAGGGAGCTGTCGGGGAAGGCGCTCATGAAGCGCGTCATGCAGGCCTGGCTACCCGCCAGCGCCGCGCTGCTGGAGATGATCGTCTTCCACCTGCCGTCTCCTGCCAAGGCGCAGCAGTACCGCGTGGAGACGCTCTACGAGGGGCCCCTCGACGACGCGTACGCCACCGGCATCCGCAACTGCGACCCCGAGGGACCCCTTATGCTCTACGTGTCCAAGATGACCCCGGCCAGCGACAAGGGCAGGTTCTACGCATTCGGCCGGGTCTTCTCCGGCACGGTGGCAACCGGCACCAAGGTCCGGATCATGGGGCCCAACTACGTGCCCGGCGGGAAGAAGGACCTCTTCGTCAAGACGGTGCAGCGGACGGTCATCTGGATGGGCAAGAGGCAGGAGTCCGTCGAGGACGTGCCCTGCGGCAACACCGTCGCCCTTGTCGGCCTCGACCATTTCATCACCAAGAACGCCACGCTCACCAACGAGAAGGCGGTGGACGCGCACCCCATGAAGGCCATGAGGTTCTCCGTATCGCCGGTCGTGCACAAGTCCGTGGCCTGTAAGAACGCCGCCGACCTGCCCAAGCTCGTGGAAGGGCTTAAGCGCCTCGCCAAGTCGGACCCCCTTGTGGTGTGCAACGTCACGGAGACCGGTGAGTACGTCATCGCCGGCGTGGGGGATCTCCATCTGGAGATTTGCCTCAATGATCTGCGGCAGGACTTCATGAGCGGCACCGAGATCGTCATTGGCCCGCCCGTCGTCTCGTACCGCGAGACGGTTCTAGCCAGGTCGTGCCGCACCGTCATGAGCAAGTCGCCGAACAAGCACAATCGGCTGTACATGGAGGCCTGGCCGTTGCAGAAAGAGCTGGCCAAGGCCATCGATGAAGACGAGCTCGTCGGCTGCAAGGACGACGCTAAGGTCTGTGCCAAAGTCCTGTCCGAGGAGTTCGGCTGGGACAAGGACGTGTCCAAGAAAATATGGTGCTTCGGTCCTGCGGCGACCGGGCCCAACATGATGGTGGACATGTGCAGGGGAGTCCAGTACGTGGGAGAGATCAGGGACTCGGTGGTCGCCGGCTTCCAGTGGGCCTCCAAGGAGGGCGCGCTCGCCGAAGAGAGCATGCGCGGCGTCTGCTTCGAGCTCCGCGACGTCGTGCTGCACGCCGACGCGATCCACCGCGGCGGCGGCCAGATCATCCCCACGGCGCGGCGCGCCATCTACGCCGCGCAGCTCACGGCGATGCCGCGCCTCATGGAGCCCGTCTACCTCGTCGAGATCCAGGCGCCGGAGAGGGCGACGGGGAGCATCTACAGCCTCTTGAACAAGAAGAGGGGCTGCGTGATAGAGGAGAGGCAGAGGCCGGGTACGCCACTGATCAACTTCAAGGCCTACCTCCCTGTCACCGAGTCGCTCGAGTTCAGTGAGAAGCTACGCGCCGAGACGTCTGGCGAGGCATTCCCGCAGTGCGTCTTCGACCACTGGGAGGCTATCAACTCCGATCCGCTAGAGGAGGGATCCATGGCGGCGAAGCTCATCAGCGACATCAGGAAGAGGAAGGGTCTCAAGAACATGATCCCCCTGTCCGAGTTCGAGGATAGGCTTTGA